A window of Mucilaginibacter sp. PAMC 26640 contains these coding sequences:
- a CDS encoding hemagglutinin has translation MRKIYLLLILAILFNSCSAHKSAISSGKARRNNNAIRSRNKFGIASHKSSTSLEYIDRFKGIAIQEMNAYGIPASITLAQGLFESGAGNSDLAVAANNHFGIKCGSTWMGESYYKDDDNTNDCFRVYENPEDSYRDHSEFLKKKNYARLFELDKDDYKGWAYGLKAAGYATNPKYPQLLINLIIKYNLDQYDRPEGEAAKIKREDRVLDEINDKIGKPATDSIAKSSPDEKIYTVKQGDTLYNISKRFGITVDELKALNRMGDNGIKIGQKLVVVK, from the coding sequence ATGCGGAAAATATACCTGCTTCTTATACTTGCTATACTCTTCAATTCCTGCTCAGCTCACAAAAGCGCCATTAGCAGCGGTAAGGCCCGCAGAAATAATAATGCCATCAGGTCGCGCAACAAATTTGGCATCGCCAGCCATAAATCATCCACATCGCTAGAATACATTGACCGGTTTAAGGGCATAGCTATTCAGGAAATGAATGCCTACGGTATTCCTGCAAGTATCACGCTGGCGCAGGGTCTTTTTGAATCGGGAGCCGGCAACAGCGATCTGGCTGTTGCAGCAAATAACCATTTTGGAATTAAATGCGGTTCAACCTGGATGGGGGAGTCTTACTACAAAGACGATGACAATACCAACGATTGCTTCCGGGTGTATGAAAACCCGGAGGACTCTTACCGCGACCACTCTGAATTCTTAAAGAAAAAAAATTACGCCCGTTTATTTGAGCTGGATAAAGACGATTACAAAGGCTGGGCTTATGGCCTAAAAGCTGCCGGATACGCCACGAATCCAAAATATCCGCAGCTGCTGATCAATCTGATCATTAAATACAATCTGGACCAATATGACAGGCCCGAGGGCGAAGCGGCCAAGATTAAACGCGAGGACAGGGTGCTGGATGAGATCAATGATAAAATAGGCAAACCGGCTACAGACAGCATTGCAAAATCCTCTCCCGACGAAAAAATTTACACCGTAAAACAAGGTGATACACTATACAACATCTCCAAACGTTTTGGTATCACCGTTGACGAACTGAAGGCGCTGAATCGCATGGGCGACAATGGCATAAAAATTGGCCAGAAGCTTGTAGTAGTTAAATAG
- a CDS encoding signal recognition particle protein: protein MFENLSDKLDRAFKVLKGQGSITEINVAETMKEIRKALLDADVNYKTAKTFTDDVRTKAMGENVLTSISPGQLLTKLMNDELTALMGGTTADLDLKASPTIILIAGLNGAGKTTFTGKLANYLKTQKNKKPLLVADDIYRPAAIDQLEVLGQQVGIPVYANRDSKDPVAIALEGIAFAKQNGHNVVIIDTAGRLAIDEAMMVEIEKVKDATKPHEILFVVDSMTGQDAVNTAKVFNDRLDFTGVVLTKLDGDTRGGAALSIKSVVNKPIKFIGTGEKMEALDVFHPDRMASRILGMGDVVSLVERAQQQFDEKEAAELQKKIRKNKFDFNDFYSQIQQIKKMGNMKDLMGMIPGVGKMMKDVEVSDDAFKGIEAIIQSMTPKEKENPDLINQSRRMRIAKGSGSDLAEVNRLMKQFDDMKKVMKQMSNPAAMASMMRRMPKM from the coding sequence ATGTTTGAAAATTTATCGGATAAACTCGACAGGGCGTTTAAAGTATTAAAAGGCCAGGGTTCAATTACTGAAATCAACGTGGCTGAAACCATGAAGGAGATCCGCAAGGCCCTTCTTGATGCCGACGTAAATTATAAAACAGCCAAAACCTTTACAGATGATGTGAGGACAAAGGCAATGGGCGAGAATGTATTGACCTCCATTTCGCCGGGGCAGCTGCTTACCAAGCTCATGAACGATGAGCTTACCGCTTTGATGGGTGGTACTACTGCAGATCTTGATCTGAAAGCGTCGCCAACCATTATTTTGATTGCAGGTTTAAATGGTGCGGGTAAAACCACCTTTACCGGTAAACTGGCAAACTACCTTAAAACGCAAAAGAACAAAAAACCCTTACTGGTTGCTGATGATATTTACCGCCCCGCGGCGATAGATCAGCTGGAGGTATTGGGCCAGCAGGTGGGCATCCCGGTGTATGCTAACCGCGATTCTAAAGACCCGGTTGCAATTGCATTGGAAGGTATTGCTTTTGCGAAGCAAAACGGGCATAACGTAGTCATTATCGATACCGCTGGCCGTTTAGCCATAGACGAGGCCATGATGGTGGAGATAGAAAAGGTAAAAGATGCTACTAAACCGCATGAGATCCTTTTTGTAGTGGATTCCATGACCGGGCAGGATGCTGTGAACACCGCTAAAGTTTTTAATGACCGCCTTGACTTTACCGGTGTGGTTTTAACCAAGCTGGATGGTGATACCCGCGGTGGTGCTGCGCTGTCCATTAAATCGGTTGTTAACAAGCCTATCAAATTCATCGGTACCGGCGAAAAAATGGAAGCGCTGGATGTTTTCCACCCGGATCGTATGGCATCCAGGATCCTGGGCATGGGTGACGTGGTTTCCCTGGTAGAACGTGCGCAACAGCAGTTCGATGAGAAAGAAGCTGCTGAGCTTCAAAAGAAGATCCGCAAGAATAAGTTCGACTTTAACGATTTTTACAGCCAGATCCAGCAGATCAAAAAAATGGGTAACATGAAAGATCTGATGGGCATGATACCGGGTGTTGGTAAAATGATGAAGGATGTGGAAGTGAGCGATGATGCCTTTAAGGGCATAGAAGCGATCATCCAGAGCATGACACCGAAGGAGAAGGAAAACCCCGACCTGATCAATCAAAGCCGCCGCATGCGCATCGCTAAAGGCTCGGGCAGTGATCTGGCAGAGGTAAACCGCTTAATGAAGCAGTTCGACGATATGAAAAAGGTGATGAAGCAAATGAGCAATCCGGCAGCCATGGCCAGCATGATGCGGAGAATGCCAAAGATGTAA
- a CDS encoding molybdopterin-binding oxidoreductase — protein MENNKKPKKALTVDQQIKRRNFISFGVFGVMSAAAYTGWQKLYHSPKEVAGITANEHAPLRRALNKTELFFRNFFSSNHLVKTYPKEMAAKNVRQNSNIGLKTPVDLPGWSLFVKKQNGEVFNITMDQIRALPKTEIVFDFKCVEGWDQIQHWGGLKFIDFIDHFGLANETTAGYVGMMTPDKQYFVGLDMPSAVHPQTILAYEMNGKPIPVNHGAPLRLIIPVKYGIKNLKRIGSITFSNKRPPDYWAHAGYDYYSGL, from the coding sequence ATGGAAAATAACAAAAAGCCAAAAAAAGCGCTTACCGTTGATCAACAGATCAAAAGGCGCAACTTTATATCATTCGGCGTATTCGGGGTGATGAGCGCCGCGGCTTACACTGGTTGGCAAAAATTGTATCATTCACCAAAAGAGGTTGCGGGGATAACCGCCAATGAGCATGCGCCACTGCGCAGGGCCTTGAATAAAACCGAGCTGTTCTTCAGGAATTTTTTTAGCAGCAACCACCTTGTTAAAACTTATCCTAAGGAAATGGCCGCCAAAAACGTGCGCCAAAATAGCAACATCGGACTCAAAACCCCGGTTGACCTGCCCGGCTGGAGCCTTTTTGTAAAAAAACAGAACGGCGAAGTTTTCAACATTACCATGGATCAGATCCGGGCACTGCCAAAAACTGAGATCGTGTTTGATTTTAAATGCGTGGAAGGCTGGGACCAGATCCAACACTGGGGCGGATTAAAATTTATCGATTTTATAGATCATTTTGGGCTGGCAAACGAAACCACGGCAGGCTACGTAGGGATGATGACACCTGATAAACAGTATTTTGTAGGGTTGGACATGCCAAGCGCGGTGCACCCGCAAACCATACTGGCCTATGAAATGAATGGCAAACCAATACCGGTAAACCACGGCGCACCGCTGCGCCTTATTATACCGGTAAAATATGGTATCAAAAACCTGAAACGAATTGGCAGCATTACTTTCAGCAATAAGCGACCGCCCGATTACTGGGCCCATGCAGGGTATGATTATTATTCAGGACTGTAG
- a CDS encoding thiosulfate reductase, whose amino-acid sequence MKAIKEKHSLLMRWTHWVNFPILTIMIWSGMLIYWSNDVYTLTLFGHTFFKFFPDWFNKALNIPARLHEGMAFHFLFMWFFALNGVIYVIYTIISGAWREIVPQKRSFKEAWLVLLHDLHIRKMAPPQKKYNAAQRIAYTAIIIMGFGSLFTGLAIYKPVQFNKLTWLCGGYHAARIEHFVLTLGFVFFFLIHVLQVVLAGWNNFRSVVSGFEIVETSSAPGPFVKEPTAITPSTPDTDGK is encoded by the coding sequence ATGAAAGCTATAAAAGAAAAACACTCCCTGCTGATGCGCTGGACGCATTGGGTCAATTTTCCTATCCTCACCATTATGATCTGGAGCGGGATGCTGATCTACTGGAGCAACGATGTGTATACGCTAACACTGTTTGGCCATACCTTTTTTAAATTCTTCCCGGATTGGTTTAATAAAGCCCTCAATATACCCGCCCGTTTACATGAAGGCATGGCGTTCCATTTTCTGTTTATGTGGTTCTTTGCACTGAATGGCGTTATCTATGTTATCTATACCATCATCTCCGGGGCCTGGCGTGAAATAGTACCCCAGAAGAGATCTTTCAAAGAAGCATGGCTGGTACTATTGCATGATCTGCACATCCGCAAAATGGCTCCGCCTCAAAAAAAATATAATGCAGCGCAGCGAATTGCCTACACGGCCATTATCATTATGGGGTTCGGGTCGCTGTTCACCGGACTGGCCATTTATAAACCCGTACAATTCAACAAACTTACCTGGCTGTGCGGAGGCTACCATGCTGCACGGATAGAGCACTTTGTTTTAACGCTAGGCTTTGTGTTTTTCTTTTTGATCCACGTATTACAAGTAGTACTGGCCGGATGGAATAATTTTCGTTCGGTAGTCTCGGGGTTCGAAATTGTGGAAACGTCTTCGGCGCCCGGGCCTTTTGTAAAAGAACCTACAGCTATAACGCCCTCAACCCCAGATACCGATGGAAAATAA
- a CDS encoding glyoxalase, translating into MLKDSKAFGGFSVNDIETAKKFYSETLGLPVSQNNEMGGILHVQISGSNDLIIYPKPNHQPATYTVLNFPVENIEETVKALKDQGVKFESYDSAYLKTDENNIARGNGGPDIAWFTDPAGNILSVIENNPHK; encoded by the coding sequence ATGTTAAAAGACTCGAAGGCATTCGGCGGATTTTCGGTAAACGATATCGAGACAGCCAAAAAATTTTACAGCGAAACATTGGGCCTGCCGGTATCGCAGAACAATGAAATGGGCGGTATTCTTCATGTACAGATCAGCGGAAGTAATGACCTGATCATTTATCCGAAACCGAACCATCAACCTGCAACCTACACGGTTTTGAACTTCCCGGTGGAAAATATTGAAGAAACGGTGAAAGCGCTGAAAGATCAAGGCGTGAAATTTGAAAGCTACGACAGCGCTTATTTAAAAACGGATGAGAATAATATCGCCCGAGGTAACGGCGGACCTGATATCGCTTGGTTCACGGATCCGGCAGGGAATATTTTGTCAGTAATTGAGAATAACCCTCATAAATAG
- a CDS encoding DNA ligase gives MSLEKYAEKRDFTKTAEPKGGKSPEKDKLRFVIQKHDASRLHYDFRLEMDGVLKSWAVPKGPSTDPKNKRLAMMVEDHPYDYRLFEGIIPQGEYGGGTVIVWDEGTYEPIEEIKGKKAQEKHLLKQLKDGSLKIKLHGEKLEGEYALVKTHGMGENGWLLIKHKDDFASAADITKKDKSVLTGKTIEKMEKTSEKVWQHGHEEDVDDTKTNSKKKAGKIKPQVEAIEDVIEEAKPAEKVDVEAVLKKAPKGAIPTGMKPMLATLVDKPFDDPDWLYEIKWDGYRALGFINKGEVQLLSRNNKSFNEKYYPITQLLESWKINAVIDGEILVLNDKGVSNFGALQNWRSEADGELMLYVFDILWYDGKNLMDLPLTQRQAILKEVLPTNDDRIRMSQVFTASGIEFFEAAEKIGLEGIMAKKADSTYSADNRSKDWLKIKINKRQEVVIGGFTKNEGTAKQFSSLLLGVYEGGRFQYVGKVGTGFSDKLQKEMMASFKPLIVDKTPFDTEPDVNKPSRFRPNPPKAKATWLKPELVCEVSFTEVTSDGVFRHPSFQGMRDDKKAKDVVRETEVDTDELVADEVPEKAAKPKEHKHRLVKAPKESAKRTLLNPKEETQVKKICGHDLKFTNLSKVYWPEDGITKRDMFNYYYQVAEYILPYLKDRPQSLNRFPGGIHGPSFYQKDVKGKSPDWVRTFPYTTSDGEEKDYLVGHDEATLLWMASLGCIEMNPWFSRVQSPDNPDYCIIDLDPDKNTFDQVISAALEVKKVLDAIDVPCYCKTSGSTGMHIYIPLGAKYDYDQSQMFARLIVNIVHKEIPEYTSLERMIKNRDGKMYLDFLQNRPGATIAGPYSLRPKPGATVSMPLHWDEVKPGLTMKDFTIHNAIARLKKEGDLFKGVLDEGIDLEKTITKAKSIFK, from the coding sequence ATGAGCCTGGAAAAATATGCAGAGAAGCGGGACTTTACTAAAACCGCAGAACCCAAGGGTGGTAAAAGTCCCGAGAAGGATAAATTGCGCTTCGTGATCCAAAAGCACGACGCAAGCCGTTTGCATTATGATTTCAGGCTGGAGATGGATGGCGTGCTTAAGAGCTGGGCGGTACCTAAGGGCCCATCCACCGACCCCAAAAACAAACGGCTGGCTATGATGGTGGAAGATCACCCGTATGACTATCGCTTGTTTGAAGGTATTATCCCTCAGGGCGAATATGGCGGCGGTACGGTGATTGTTTGGGATGAAGGCACCTACGAGCCTATTGAGGAAATTAAGGGCAAGAAAGCACAAGAAAAGCATCTGCTCAAGCAACTAAAAGATGGCTCCCTCAAAATAAAACTCCACGGGGAAAAATTAGAGGGCGAGTACGCGCTGGTAAAAACCCATGGCATGGGCGAGAATGGCTGGCTGCTGATCAAGCATAAAGACGATTTTGCGTCGGCTGCCGACATTACCAAAAAAGATAAATCGGTACTTACCGGTAAAACCATTGAAAAGATGGAAAAAACCAGTGAGAAGGTTTGGCAGCACGGCCACGAGGAAGATGTGGACGATACAAAGACTAATAGTAAAAAAAAAGCAGGTAAAATAAAACCTCAGGTTGAAGCAATAGAAGACGTAATTGAAGAAGCAAAACCCGCAGAGAAAGTTGATGTTGAAGCCGTATTAAAAAAGGCACCCAAAGGCGCTATCCCTACAGGAATGAAACCCATGCTGGCTACATTGGTTGATAAACCATTTGATGACCCCGACTGGCTCTACGAAATAAAATGGGATGGTTACCGTGCACTTGGCTTTATTAACAAAGGCGAAGTACAATTGCTCTCCCGTAATAATAAGTCGTTCAACGAAAAATATTACCCCATTACCCAGCTATTGGAAAGCTGGAAGATCAACGCTGTGATAGATGGTGAAATTTTGGTGCTGAACGACAAAGGCGTATCTAACTTTGGTGCACTGCAAAACTGGCGAAGTGAAGCAGACGGCGAATTGATGCTGTACGTATTCGATATATTGTGGTATGATGGTAAAAACCTGATGGACCTGCCTCTTACACAACGGCAGGCTATTCTGAAAGAAGTGCTACCAACTAACGATGACCGAATCCGAATGAGCCAGGTGTTTACGGCCAGCGGAATTGAGTTTTTTGAAGCTGCTGAAAAGATTGGTTTGGAAGGTATTATGGCAAAGAAAGCCGATAGTACTTATAGCGCCGATAATCGTTCCAAAGACTGGCTGAAGATCAAGATTAACAAACGCCAGGAAGTGGTGATTGGTGGTTTTACAAAAAATGAAGGCACAGCCAAGCAATTTAGCTCACTGCTGTTAGGCGTTTATGAAGGTGGCCGCTTTCAGTATGTAGGCAAGGTTGGCACCGGCTTTTCTGATAAGCTGCAAAAGGAAATGATGGCATCATTTAAGCCGTTAATTGTTGATAAAACGCCATTTGACACCGAGCCGGATGTAAACAAGCCATCGCGCTTCAGGCCTAATCCGCCAAAGGCGAAAGCTACCTGGTTAAAGCCGGAGCTGGTTTGCGAAGTAAGTTTTACGGAAGTAACCAGCGACGGTGTATTTCGCCACCCCTCTTTTCAGGGCATGCGGGATGACAAAAAAGCGAAAGATGTTGTTCGGGAAACGGAAGTGGATACCGATGAGTTAGTAGCAGATGAAGTGCCGGAAAAAGCAGCAAAGCCAAAAGAGCATAAACACCGCTTAGTTAAAGCGCCAAAAGAATCGGCAAAGCGTACGCTGCTTAATCCTAAGGAAGAAACGCAGGTTAAAAAGATCTGCGGGCACGATCTGAAATTTACTAACCTCAGCAAAGTATACTGGCCCGAGGATGGCATCACCAAGCGGGATATGTTCAATTACTATTACCAGGTAGCCGAGTATATTTTACCATATTTGAAAGACCGGCCGCAATCGCTCAACCGTTTCCCGGGGGGCATTCACGGGCCGAGTTTTTACCAGAAGGATGTAAAAGGCAAATCGCCGGATTGGGTGCGCACTTTCCCTTATACTACCAGCGATGGCGAAGAAAAGGACTACCTTGTGGGGCACGATGAAGCTACCCTGCTGTGGATGGCATCATTGGGATGTATTGAAATGAACCCCTGGTTTAGCCGTGTGCAGTCGCCCGATAATCCGGACTATTGCATCATCGACCTCGACCCGGATAAAAACACCTTCGACCAGGTGATCTCGGCCGCTTTAGAGGTAAAAAAAGTATTGGATGCCATCGATGTGCCTTGCTATTGCAAAACATCCGGATCCACCGGGATGCATATTTATATCCCGCTCGGTGCAAAATACGACTATGACCAGTCGCAAATGTTTGCCCGGTTAATCGTAAACATTGTTCACAAGGAAATTCCGGAGTATACTTCCCTGGAGAGGATGATTAAAAACCGGGACGGCAAAATGTACCTCGATTTTCTGCAAAACCGCCCGGGCGCAACCATTGCGGGCCCATATTCGCTACGGCCAAAGCCAGGCGCAACGGTATCTATGCCTTTGCATTGGGACGAAGTAAAGCCGGGCTTAACGATGAAAGATTTTACCATTCATAACGCTATAGCGCGGCTCAAAAAAGAAGGCGACTTGTTTAAAGGCGTACTGGATGAAGGAATAGACCTGGAGAAAACGATAACGAAAGCGAAAAGTATATTCAAGTAA
- a CDS encoding methyltransferase, whose protein sequence is MEILPQDLQDYLDAHLDPETTELRAINRETYVKVLKPHMLSGHYQGRLLSMLSKMMQPKLILEIGTFTGYSAICLAEGLLEGGVLHTIEVNREFEEMLNSHFASTNVDKKIKLHFGPAEAVIADLQIDNFDLVFIDADKRNNFTYFELVIDKVRPGGLIIIDNVLWKGKVYGNDKDADTTNIRKLNELITVNTKVEKLILPVRDGLLLIRKK, encoded by the coding sequence ATGGAAATTCTCCCTCAAGACCTTCAGGACTATCTCGATGCCCACCTTGATCCGGAGACAACCGAGCTTCGGGCCATCAATCGCGAAACGTATGTTAAAGTACTTAAACCGCACATGCTTTCGGGGCATTACCAGGGGCGCTTGTTGAGTATGCTGAGCAAAATGATGCAGCCGAAACTCATTTTGGAGATTGGCACCTTTACCGGTTACTCGGCCATTTGCCTGGCTGAAGGATTGTTGGAAGGGGGGGTTTTACACACGATCGAAGTAAACCGGGAATTTGAAGAAATGCTCAATTCACACTTTGCCTCAACAAATGTGGATAAAAAAATAAAGCTTCATTTTGGCCCTGCAGAGGCTGTAATAGCAGATTTACAGATAGATAACTTTGATTTGGTTTTTATAGATGCCGATAAACGAAATAATTTTACTTATTTCGAGTTAGTAATTGATAAAGTAAGGCCCGGTGGGTTAATAATAATTGATAATGTTTTGTGGAAAGGGAAGGTGTATGGCAACGATAAGGACGCTGACACAACAAACATTCGCAAACTAAATGAGCTAATAACAGTTAATACGAAAGTGGAGAAACTTATTCTCCCCGTTCGTGATGGCTTATTGCTCATCAGAAAGAAATAA